The following proteins are co-located in the Noviherbaspirillum sp. UKPF54 genome:
- a CDS encoding B12-binding domain-containing radical SAM protein encodes MTILLATLNARYSHAALGLRYLLANMGDLQQATQLHEFVLGTKPAEVVERILAYRPRIVGFGIYIWNVEEIERIVALLKRVAPEVVVVLGGPEISHETAERSITRLADYVITGWGDITFASLCRQILDGPKPLMKIHAGAQPPLAEIKLPYSLYTDDDIAHRTLYVEASRGCPFKCEFCLSSLDKTAWPFPLDAFLAEMEALYARGARLFKFVDRTFNLNIKTSLKIMQFFLDKLAAAPNDPVYAHFELVPDHLPDALKEAIVRFPPGTLQFEIGIQSFNPEVQTLVSRRQDDEKAAANIRWLGEHSHAHLHVDLIAGLPGEDLDSFARGFDKLVALGPHEIQFGILKRLRGTPIIRHTDTYQMVFDPYPPYSILANDRIDFATMQRLVRFSRYWDMVANSGRFANTLPLILADAPFANFMQLSDWLYARTDATHRIALERLVALIAEWLGARGMDAAMVEATLDSDYAGQMSKRHLRMKAQAAGKADAAVQRQARHLAA; translated from the coding sequence ATGACTATCCTGCTCGCCACCCTCAACGCCCGCTATTCCCATGCCGCGCTCGGCCTGCGTTACCTGCTCGCCAACATGGGCGACCTGCAGCAAGCCACGCAACTACATGAATTCGTGCTCGGCACCAAGCCCGCCGAGGTGGTCGAGCGCATTCTCGCCTACCGGCCGCGCATCGTCGGCTTCGGCATCTATATCTGGAACGTGGAAGAAATCGAGCGCATCGTCGCGCTGCTCAAGCGCGTCGCGCCCGAAGTCGTCGTGGTGCTGGGCGGCCCGGAGATTTCGCACGAAACCGCCGAGCGCAGCATCACACGGCTGGCCGACTACGTCATCACCGGCTGGGGCGACATCACGTTCGCCTCGCTGTGCCGCCAGATCCTCGACGGTCCCAAGCCGCTGATGAAGATCCACGCCGGCGCGCAGCCGCCGCTGGCGGAAATCAAGCTGCCGTACTCGCTCTACACCGACGACGACATCGCGCACCGCACGCTGTACGTGGAAGCCTCGCGCGGCTGCCCGTTCAAGTGCGAGTTCTGCCTGTCGTCGCTCGACAAGACGGCGTGGCCGTTCCCGCTCGACGCCTTCCTGGCCGAAATGGAAGCGCTGTATGCGCGCGGTGCGCGCCTGTTCAAGTTCGTCGACCGCACCTTCAACCTGAACATCAAGACCAGCCTGAAGATCATGCAGTTCTTCCTCGACAAGCTGGCCGCCGCACCGAACGATCCGGTGTACGCGCATTTCGAGCTGGTGCCGGACCACTTGCCGGACGCATTGAAGGAGGCGATCGTGCGGTTCCCGCCCGGGACGCTGCAGTTCGAGATCGGCATCCAGAGCTTCAACCCGGAAGTCCAGACGCTGGTCAGCCGTCGCCAGGACGACGAAAAGGCGGCCGCCAACATCCGCTGGCTGGGCGAGCATTCGCACGCCCACCTGCACGTCGACCTGATCGCCGGGCTGCCGGGCGAAGATCTCGACAGCTTCGCGCGCGGCTTCGACAAGCTGGTCGCGCTCGGCCCGCACGAAATCCAGTTCGGCATTCTGAAACGCCTGCGCGGCACGCCGATCATCCGCCACACCGACACCTACCAAATGGTGTTCGATCCCTACCCGCCGTATTCGATCCTCGCCAACGACCGCATCGACTTTGCGACGATGCAGCGGCTGGTGCGGTTTTCGCGCTACTGGGACATGGTCGCCAACTCGGGCCGCTTCGCGAACACGCTGCCGCTGATCCTGGCCGACGCGCCATTCGCCAATTTCATGCAGCTGTCGGACTGGCTGTACGCCAGGACGGACGCCACGCACCGCATCGCGCTGGAACGCCTGGTCGCGCTGATCGCCGAGTGGCTGGGCGCGCGCGGGATGGATGCCGCGATGGTGGAGGCCACGCTCGACAGCGACTACGCGGGACAGATGAGCAAGCGGCACCTGCGCATGAAGGCGCAGGCCGCAGGCAAGGCCGACGCGGCCGTGCAGCGGCAGGCGCGGCACTTGGCGGCGTGA